The following is a genomic window from Deltaproteobacteria bacterium.
CCGCGTGGAGCAGATCGTGGTGCCAGCGCGACTTCGCAGCCGGTCCGTCGAGGATCGGCCAGGGCAGATGCGTCTGCGTGCGGCCGTTCACGAGGCCCCAGTGGAAGCAGCCGATCCGCTCCGCCGCGAAATACGGCAGGTGTGTCTCGGGCACTGACCCCAGACTTCGCGCCAGCCACTCGGTGCACATCAGCGGCCGCCCGAGACTGCGAAGCTGCGCCACCTGGCGGGCGAGCGGCTCGAGCGAGAAATAGTTGTGGAAGCTCACGAAGTCGGAGAGCTCGAGCAGCCGCGCCTCGGTCGTGGGCCAGTCCCGGCTCCACACGCCGCTGCTGAGCGGCTGCTCGGGCCGCTCGACGCGGGCCCAGCCGAAGCACGCCTCGGCGAGCGCGACGCTTCGCGGCGCGAGCGCGCCGCGCGGATCCGGCCCGACCCTGCGCGTGAAGACCGCCTCGTTTCCGGGCTCGTTGTACAGATCCCACGCCAGCACGCGCGCGTCGTCGCGAAAGTGCGCGACGACGTCGCGCGTGTAGCGCTCGAGGTCCGGCCAGCGCGAGCGATCGCGCACGACCTCGCGCCCCGGGCTCGCCGCCGCGCCGCTGTTGTGGACGCCGGGAATCGGCTCGTCCTGCGCGCCCAGGTACGGCTCCCGCCCCGAGAACGCGCAGTCGTCGAAGAGACACAGCATGGTGCGCAGGCCGCGCCGCGACGCCGCGCCCAGGAAGCGGTCGATTCGCGCGCGCAGCCCGGACGCGTCGTGTCGCCAGACCAGATACTGCAGGTTCGTGCGAATCGCGTTCAGTCCGATCGCTTGCGCCCAGTCGAGCTCCTGCTCGATCGTCGGCAGGTCGAAGCTCTCCGCCTGCCAGAGCTCCGTCCAGTTCACCGCGGTTCGCGGCAGATAGCTCGCTCCGACGATCCACGGCTGGCGCACGTACCACTCGGCGATTCGCTCGATCGGCCACGGCCCCACGCTCAGCCTTCCTTTCCGCTGGAGCCGGGGATGATCGCCCGGCCCGACGCGAGCTCCGCGCGGAACCAGTCGGCGAATCCGCGCGCCAGCAGCCATTCGATCCGGTCGCCGCGCCAGACCACCTTCTCGGCCTCGTACGGCGACGCGCCGGAACCGAACTTCTCCGCCAGGCTTTGCTTCAGGTGCTCGAGATCCGCGCGCACGACGGGAAGCGCCCGCATCTCTCGGTTCCAGCGCAGAGTCTTCGGAAACGGGTCCAGCGCGACGCCGAGCAGCCGCAGCGACGAGACGTGCGGGAACAGCGCCAGGTCCGCGATCGAGAGCGCGCCGCACACGAAGCCCGCGTCGCCGAGCGCGCTCTCGAGCCGCGCCAGGATCGACGTGAGATCGCTGCGCCCCGCGTCGAGAAGTCCGGACGGCGGAGCGTCGGCGCGCCGGTGCGTCGGCCAGGCCCAGAGCGAGACGTCGTGGATGATCGAGTCGAGCTCGGTGTCGGCGATCCGCTGCCAGGTCCGCGCCTTCGCGCGCAGCGCGGGCGACGCCGGCAGGAGCGGCGGAGTCGGAAAGCGATCCTCCAGGTACGCCGCGATCTCGGACGAGTTCACCACCACCGTCTCGCCGTCGACGAGCACGGGAACCTCGGCGCGCGGGTTCACGCGCAGCAGCCGCTCGTGTTCGCCCACCGCCAGCGCGTCGACCGACTCGTACTCGACGCCCTTCTGCTGAAGCGCCATCCGCACCTTCCGCGCGAACGGGCTGAACGGGTTGTCGTAGAGCGTGATCAACGTGCCCTCCAGATTCTCGTGGTTCTCACGGCTCGTCGGATTCGAGGCGCTTGCCCATGCTGACGACGTCGTCCTCGACGTAGCCGAGCCGGTCGTAGAAGGCCACCACATCCTCGTTGCCGCGCCGGATCTGCAGGTTCACCTTCGGGCAGCCGAGCTCGGCGAGGCCCTTCTCGGCCGCAGCCATCATCGCCCGGCCCAGCCCGCCGCGTCGGAGCCCGGGGTCGACCGCGAGATAGTTGATCCAGCCGCGGTGGCCCTCGTAGCCGGCCATCACGCTCGCGACGACGCGACCGTCGACGACGCCGACCAGGAACAGCTCCGGCTGCACGCGGAGCTTTCGCGCAATGTCCTTGCGCGGATCGTTCCAGGGACGCAGCAGGCCGCAGCGCTGCCAGAGCGCGATCACCGCATCGGAGTCGGTCTCGGCGAAGCGGCGGATCTCCAAGACTTCCCGCTTCAGGCCGCCGGTTCGCAGACGAAGATCGGGATCTCGCGCTCGGTGCGCGCGCGGTACTCGGCGTACGGCGCGTAGTGCGCGTCGCAGATCGGCCAGAGCGCGGGCTTCTCATCGGGCCGCGCCAGGCGCGCGCGGAGCTTCATGCGCCGGCCGCGATGACTCACTTCGATCTCGGGGTGCTTCACCAGATTCCCGTACCAGACCGGGTTCTTCGGCGCGCCGCCCTGCGACGCGACCAGAAGCACGCCGTCGCGATGCGGCACGTACATGAGCGGGATGGTGAGGATGCGCCCGCTCTTCGCGCCCTTCATGGTGACGAAGCAGACGTCGTCGCCCGAGAGCGTGTTGAACAGACGGCCGCCGCTCGATCGGTGCAGGAGCACGTGCAGGCGCGTCACGGTCTTCAGGATCCAGCGCGGCGGCGGCGCGCCGCGCCCGGCTGGAGACTTCGCGGGCTCGCTCGCCATGGTTTCCTCCTCGTTCCGGCATGTTCGCGCGCGAGCCGCGCCTTTCCAAGCCGGAATGTTAGTTTGCCGCTTGCGCGCGGCGCGCGAGGGAGGAATCGACGTGGCGAACGCGATGGGTGGCGCTCTTCTGGCGCGGTGTCTGGCGAACGAGGGCGTGCGCTTCGTGTTCGGGCTGCCCTGCCCCGAGCTCGACCCGCTGCTCGCGGCGCTCGAGCCGAACGGAATCCGCTTCGTGCCGGTCCGCCACGAGGCCGCGGGCGTGCACATGGCCGAGGGCGTGTACAAGACCCGCGGCGAGGTCTCGGCCGTGCTCGGCAATCCGGGACCCGGCTCGGCGAACCTTCTGCCGGGCGTGATCACCGCGCGGCACGAGGGCGTCCCGGTGCTGGTGGTCACCGCGCAGCACCGGCTCGGCATCGTCTATCCGTCGCCGCCGTCGACGTTCCAGGGCCAGGACCAGCTCGACGTGTTCCGGCCCAACGTGAAGTGGGGCGCGCCGGTGCTGGAGCGCGGGCGGCTGCCCGAGATCGTGAGCATGGCGTTTCGCGAGATGTGGTCGGGGCGACCGGGCCCCGTGCACCTCGAAGTGCCGATGCCCGTCGTCTACGCGCAGGGCGACGACGCGAAGACGCCCCTGCTCGCGCCCGAACGAACGCGCGCGCCACTGCCGCAGCCGTCGCAGGCGCAGCTCGAGCAGGCCGCGCAGCTTCTGGCCGACGCCGAGCGACCGCTGATCTTCGCGGGCGCGGGCGTCGATCGCGCGGGCGCGAACGCGGAGCTTCTGGCGCTGATCGAGCGGCTCGGCTGTCCGGTCATGACCAGCATGGCCGGCCGCTCGGTGCTGCCGCGCGACCACGCGCTGCACGTGTTCGGCTTCGGCGCGGGCGCCGATCCGATCCGGCGCGAAGCGGACGTGGTGCTCGTGGTCGGATCGCGGCTCGGAAATCTCGATCTGCCCTACGACCGTTACTGGGGCGACCCGGCGCGACAGATGCTGATCCAGGTCGACGTCGACCCGCGACACATCGGTGTGACGCGGCCGATCGCGCTCGGCATCGTCGCCGACGCGCGCGCGACGCTGGCCGGCCTCGGCGAGGCGCTGCGCGGGCGCGGCTTGCGCGCGCGAGATCTCGCGGCGCAAGCCGCGCGGCTCGACGCCGCTTCGCGCTGGTGGCGCGAGCAGACCGCTTCGATCGACGCCTGGGCCGGCGCGGGGATCCATCCCGCGCGCGCGATGCAGGCGATCGGCCGGGTGTTCGGAGGCGACGCGGTCTACACCGCGGACGGCGGCAACACGTCGCTCTGGGCGCACTGGTGCCTGCCGTCCACGAAGCCGCGCTCGTATCACAACATCCTGGAGCTCGGAATGCTGGGCACGGGAATCCCCTCCGCGATCGGCGCGAAGCTCGCCGATCCCTCGCGCGAGGTGGTCTGCGTGACCGGCGACGGCGCCGCAGGCTTCAACTTCATGGAGATGCAGTCGGCGGCGCGCGAGCGACTGAAGCTCACCGTGGTGGTGATGGCCGAGGGCTCGTGGACGATGGAGGAGCCGAACGAGCGCATGCTCTTCGGGCGCACCTTCGGCACCGAGATGGGCGAGGTGCGCTGGGACCGCGTCGCCGAGGGGCTCGGCTGCGAGGGCCTCTACG
Proteins encoded in this region:
- a CDS encoding 1,4-beta-xylanase is translated as MSVGPWPIERIAEWYVRQPWIVGASYLPRTAVNWTELWQAESFDLPTIEQELDWAQAIGLNAIRTNLQYLVWRHDASGLRARIDRFLGAASRRGLRTMLCLFDDCAFSGREPYLGAQDEPIPGVHNSGAAASPGREVVRDRSRWPDLERYTRDVVAHFRDDARVLAWDLYNEPGNEAVFTRRVGPDPRGALAPRSVALAEACFGWARVERPEQPLSSGVWSRDWPTTEARLLELSDFVSFHNYFSLEPLARQVAQLRSLGRPLMCTEWLARSLGSVPETHLPYFAAERIGCFHWGLVNGRTQTHLPWPILDGPAAKSRWHHDLLHADGTPYDEKEIALFSHWCRTEARSSG
- a CDS encoding glutathione S-transferase family protein, which gives rise to MWWPSTTGSATSRTTSSAWASASNPTSRENHENLEGTLITLYDNPFSPFARKVRMALQQKGVEYESVDALAVGEHERLLRVNPRAEVPVLVDGETVVVNSSEIAAYLEDRFPTPPLLPASPALRAKARTWQRIADTELDSIIHDVSLWAWPTHRRADAPPSGLLDAGRSDLTSILARLESALGDAGFVCGALSIADLALFPHVSSLRLLGVALDPFPKTLRWNREMRALPVVRADLEHLKQSLAEKFGSGASPYEAEKVVWRGDRIEWLLARGFADWFRAELASGRAIIPGSSGKEG
- a CDS encoding GNAT family acetyltransferase encodes the protein MEIRRFAETDSDAVIALWQRCGLLRPWNDPRKDIARKLRVQPELFLVGVVDGRVVASVMAGYEGHRGWINYLAVDPGLRRGGLGRAMMAAAEKGLAELGCPKVNLQIRRGNEDVVAFYDRLGYVEDDVVSMGKRLESDEP
- a CDS encoding nitroreductase family deazaflavin-dependent oxidoreductase, whose product is MASEPAKSPAGRGAPPPRWILKTVTRLHVLLHRSSGGRLFNTLSGDDVCFVTMKGAKSGRILTIPLMYVPHRDGVLLVASQGGAPKNPVWYGNLVKHPEIEVSHRGRRMKLRARLARPDEKPALWPICDAHYAPYAEYRARTEREIPIFVCEPAA
- a CDS encoding thiamine pyrophosphate-binding protein, translated to MVRMRPLFAPFMVTKQTSSPESVLNRRPPLDRCRSTCRRVTVFRIQRGGGAPRPAGDFAGSLAMVSSSFRHVRARAAPFQAGMLVCRLRAAREGGIDVANAMGGALLARCLANEGVRFVFGLPCPELDPLLAALEPNGIRFVPVRHEAAGVHMAEGVYKTRGEVSAVLGNPGPGSANLLPGVITARHEGVPVLVVTAQHRLGIVYPSPPSTFQGQDQLDVFRPNVKWGAPVLERGRLPEIVSMAFREMWSGRPGPVHLEVPMPVVYAQGDDAKTPLLAPERTRAPLPQPSQAQLEQAAQLLADAERPLIFAGAGVDRAGANAELLALIERLGCPVMTSMAGRSVLPRDHALHVFGFGAGADPIRREADVVLVVGSRLGNLDLPYDRYWGDPARQMLIQVDVDPRHIGVTRPIALGIVADARATLAGLGEALRGRGLRARDLAAQAARLDAASRWWREQTASIDAWAGAGIHPARAMQAIGRVFGGDAVYTADGGNTSLWAHWCLPSTKPRSYHNILELGMLGTGIPSAIGAKLADPSREVVCVTGDGAAGFNFMEMQSAARERLKLTVVVMAEGSWTMEEPNERMLFGRTFGTEMGEVRWDRVAEGLGCEGLYVKSTDELEPALAHARSASGPCVVCVRSDRDANLATPPELLRRFVEVYQGPIG